Proteins from a single region of Phycisphaeraceae bacterium D3-23:
- a CDS encoding type II secretion system protein: MELFTAYRHGRRSTTPSRQAFTLIELLVVISIIALLVSILLPALSGARRTAREAQCMANMRQNGIARSAYAYDWKNSVPVGTVSVGGGWGSAGARMVTTVPNNDFSALGGEMLSIGTQAGNGGRLVVGEYLATAEGSWCPENAVIRGWSMPGGGDDRVPHYNDPDAGGEHFLQPGTESGWGSYYWRHLFWDRAKGGGSESDRALYPQYTERDIDNQTSQIAMQFCNVSYQTVDMPHDDRGSAALYGDGSALFLAFTGSAYQDLAGAIPYFHRAERTLFGFFDSRSFDPDWYYGGGGGG, translated from the coding sequence TTGGAACTATTCACCGCTTATCGCCACGGACGAAGATCGACCACGCCTTCACGGCAAGCGTTCACGCTCATCGAGTTGCTCGTTGTGATCTCCATCATTGCTCTATTGGTCTCGATCCTGCTGCCGGCCCTGTCCGGGGCCCGGCGGACCGCACGTGAGGCCCAGTGCATGGCCAACATGCGCCAAAACGGCATCGCACGCTCGGCATACGCCTACGACTGGAAAAACTCTGTGCCTGTCGGCACCGTGAGCGTCGGGGGGGGCTGGGGCTCTGCGGGTGCACGCATGGTCACGACCGTCCCCAACAACGACTTCTCGGCATTGGGCGGCGAGATGCTCTCGATCGGTACGCAGGCCGGCAACGGCGGCCGGCTGGTGGTCGGCGAGTACCTGGCCACCGCCGAAGGCTCGTGGTGCCCCGAGAACGCCGTGATCCGCGGCTGGTCCATGCCCGGCGGCGGCGATGACCGCGTCCCCCACTACAACGACCCCGACGCCGGCGGTGAACACTTCCTCCAGCCCGGCACCGAATCCGGCTGGGGCAGCTACTACTGGCGCCACCTCTTCTGGGACCGCGCCAAAGGCGGCGGCAGTGAATCCGACCGCGCGCTCTACCCGCAGTACACCGAACGCGATATCGACAACCAGACCTCGCAGATCGCGATGCAGTTCTGCAACGTCTCCTACCAGACCGTCGACATGCCCCACGACGACCGCGGCTCGGCGGCGCTCTACGGCGACGGCAGCGCACTCTTCCTCGCCTTCACCGGCTCCGCCTACCAAGACCTCGCCGGCGCGATCCCCTACTTCCACCGCGCCGAACGCACCCTCTTCGGCTTCTTCGACTCCCGAAGCTTCGACCCCGACTGGTACTACGGCGGTGGCGGCGGCGGCTAA
- a CDS encoding glycine C-acetyltransferase: MYGDFQQHLQSTLSDIKDAGLYKHERVITSPQDARVGVTSSDTPVLNMCANNYLGLADHPDIIAAAKGSFDDWGYGLASVRFICGTQLIHKDLEQKISAFLKMEDTILYTSCFDANGGLFETLLTKEDAIISDELNHASIIDGVRLCKAMRYRYKNNDMADLETKLKEAVAAGARHKLIATDGVFSMDGYIANLEGVCDLADKYGALVMVDDSHAVGFVGQTGRGTPEHCGVMDRVDIITGTLGKALGGASGGYTSAKKEIVELLRQRSRPYLFSNTVAPSIVSASIKCLDMLSSSTNLRDKLEANTRYWREGLTKIGLDTLPGEHPIVPIMFGDAVKAATFADKLLQRGIYAIAFSFPVVPQGKARIRTQISAAHQTDDLDFALEQFAAVHAELG, encoded by the coding sequence ATGTACGGCGACTTCCAGCAGCACCTCCAATCCACCCTCTCCGACATCAAGGACGCCGGGCTCTACAAGCACGAGCGGGTGATCACCTCGCCCCAGGACGCGCGCGTCGGCGTGACGAGCAGCGACACGCCCGTCCTCAACATGTGCGCGAATAATTACCTCGGGCTGGCCGACCACCCCGACATCATCGCCGCCGCGAAGGGCAGCTTCGATGACTGGGGCTACGGGCTCGCGTCCGTACGATTCATCTGCGGTACGCAGCTGATCCACAAGGACCTTGAACAGAAAATCAGCGCGTTCCTCAAGATGGAGGACACGATCCTCTACACCTCCTGCTTCGATGCCAACGGCGGGCTCTTCGAAACACTGCTCACCAAAGAGGACGCCATCATCAGCGATGAGCTCAACCACGCCTCGATCATCGACGGCGTCCGGCTGTGCAAGGCGATGCGGTACCGCTACAAGAACAACGACATGGCCGACCTCGAAACCAAACTCAAAGAGGCGGTCGCGGCTGGCGCACGGCACAAACTCATCGCGACCGACGGCGTGTTCTCGATGGACGGCTACATCGCCAACCTCGAGGGCGTCTGCGACCTGGCCGACAAGTACGGCGCGCTGGTGATGGTGGACGATTCCCACGCCGTGGGCTTCGTCGGCCAGACCGGCCGGGGCACACCCGAGCACTGCGGCGTCATGGACCGTGTCGACATCATCACCGGCACGCTGGGCAAAGCGCTCGGCGGCGCGTCGGGCGGGTACACCTCGGCCAAGAAAGAAATCGTCGAGCTGCTCCGCCAGCGCTCGCGCCCTTACCTCTTCAGCAACACCGTCGCCCCGAGCATCGTCAGTGCTTCCATTAAGTGCCTCGACATGCTCTCCAGCTCGACCAACCTGCGCGACAAGCTCGAAGCCAACACGCGCTACTGGCGCGAAGGGCTCACGAAGATCGGGCTCGACACCCTGCCCGGCGAACACCCGATCGTGCCGATCATGTTCGGCGATGCGGTCAAGGCCGCGACGTTTGCCGACAAGCTGCTTCAGCGGGGCATCTACGCGATCGCGTTCAGCTTCCCCGTCGTCCCCCAGGGCAAGGCCCGCATCCGCACACAAATCAGCGCTGCCCATCAGACTGACGACCTCGATTTCGCCCTCGAACAGTTCGCGGCCGTCCACGCAGAACTGGGCTAA